Proteins encoded in a region of the Vicia villosa cultivar HV-30 ecotype Madison, WI linkage group LG5, Vvil1.0, whole genome shotgun sequence genome:
- the LOC131605778 gene encoding protein MET1, chloroplastic-like, whose translation MRSLDATSPRMPSASCYELFGSRMCRGPSDQKLRVHPGTTTRQAARERVFNVGDKVLATRNAEYEEALEKFESVLRTKSEPDEAAVASYNVACCYSKLHKIQAALFTLKEAINSGFEDFKRILTDPDLANARASPEFKTFDESFINENAIKSIFGIFNKE comes from the exons ATGAGGTCTCTAGATGCCACCTCTCCGCGAATGCCATCGGCATCCTGTTATGAATTGTTTGGAAGTAGAATGTGCAGAGGTCCCTCAGACCAGAAGCTGCGAGTGCATCCCGGAACCACGACTCGTCAGGCTGCGCGAGAGCG AGTATTCAATGTTGGTGATAAAGTACTCGCCACCAG GAATGCTGAGTATGAGGAAGCATTAGAGAAATTTGAGTCAGTTTTGAGAACAAAGTCGGAGCCTGACGAAGCAGCAGTGGCAAGTTATAATGTTGCTTGTTGTTACTCTAAGCTACACAAG ATTCAAGCTGCACTTTTTACACTTAAAGAAGCTATAAAttctggttttgaagactttaag AGAATCTTAACTGATCCTGACCTTGCAAATGCAAGGGCATCCCCGGAATTCAAAACATTTGATGAATCATTTATCAATGAGAATGCCATCAAATCAATTTTTGGAATATTTAATAAGGAATAA